The following are from one region of the Salvia hispanica cultivar TCC Black 2014 chromosome 1, UniMelb_Shisp_WGS_1.0, whole genome shotgun sequence genome:
- the LOC125189144 gene encoding lectin-like, which yields MAKFLQTLIPLFLVLVLANTARSQSVTQSFNYTFNDGVKPATLTYQGNTHIRADSTYLQLTATRPDGEAVLNNVGRAMHSVPFTFGDMPGWSDADFTTTVKFFIRPNTGATAAAEGLAFFIAPVGSQIPSASFGENLGIYEYIGYTPNLFAVEFDIYPNPEVDPEGPHVGINFESIRSDTATIIPEGLVGEEVTADISYVAATKTITVVVVTAGGRRTEVSKVYDLKSLLQARVQVGLSASTGVFVARHEVISWDFTITRTAAAAARIRKVA from the coding sequence ATGGCCAAGTTTcttcaaaccctaattcccctcttcctcgtcctcgtcctcgCAAACACTGCACGATCACAGTCGGTAACGCAGTCCTTCAACTACACCTTCAACGACGGAGTGAAGCCGGCCACCTTAACCTACCAAggcaacacccacatccgtgcggACTCGACCTACCTCCAGCTCACCGCCACCAGACCTGACGGCGAAGCCGTCCTAAACAACGTCGGCCGGGCCATGCACTCCGTGCCGTTCACATTCGGCGACATGCCCGGGTGGTCGGACGCCGACTTCACAACCACCGTGAAATTCTTCATCCGACCAAACACGGGCGCCACCGCGGCCGCGGAAGGCCTCGCCTTCTTCATCGCCCCGGTGGGGTCCCAGATCCCGAGTGCCTCCTTTGGCGAGAACCTCGGGATCTACGAGTACATAGGGTACACGCCCAACCTCTTTGCAGTAGAATTCGACATATACCCGAACCCGGAAGTGGACCCGGAGGGGCCCCACGTGGGGATCAACTTCGAGTCGATTAGGTCCGATACGGCCACGATTATCCCCGAGGGGCTGGTCGGGGAGGAGGTCACCGCCGACATCAGCTACGTCGCCGCCACAAAGACGATCACCGTCGTCGTCGTCACCGCCGGCGGGAGGAGGACTGAGGTGAGTAAGGTTTATGACTTGAAGAGCCTTCTACAGGCGAGAGTTCAAGTAGGACTCTCTGCCTCCACTGGGGTTTTTGTCGCCCGCCATGAAGTCATCTCCTGGGATTTCACCATCACCAgaaccgccgccgccgccgcccgtATCCGCAAGGTTGCTTGA